One stretch of Natronobacterium gregoryi SP2 DNA includes these proteins:
- a CDS encoding rhodanese-like domain-containing protein, with the protein MDGEITPDEVKALLEADADVRLVDIRDRRRFEHSRIPGSENVPFHELANRVAEFEDDNRVVTVCPHGKDSVRAARLIASATGTTDVRVQSMAGGLEKYGLKFGLAAGDEHTATDAGGDASADGDAPF; encoded by the coding sequence ATGGACGGCGAAATCACCCCCGACGAGGTCAAGGCGCTTCTCGAGGCAGACGCCGACGTGCGTCTCGTGGACATTCGCGATCGGCGACGATTCGAGCACAGCCGAATTCCCGGCAGCGAGAACGTCCCGTTCCACGAACTCGCGAATCGCGTCGCGGAGTTCGAAGACGACAACCGCGTCGTCACCGTCTGTCCGCACGGCAAAGACAGCGTCCGGGCCGCACGACTCATCGCTTCCGCCACGGGCACCACGGACGTGCGCGTCCAGAGCATGGCCGGCGGCCTCGAGAAGTACGGACTGAAGTTCGGACTCGCCGCTGGAGACGAACACACGGCGACGGACGCAGGCGGTGACGCCAGCGCGGACGGCGACGCACCGTTCTAA
- a CDS encoding thiamine ABC transporter substrate-binding protein, producing the protein MRRRTFLTSSGALATAGLAGCSAVDLENGDSGNEAGSTEGSVDDDPVLTVGTYSSFVDAPSDSPGEWIKDEFEDRHDVELEWEFPEQELNYYAERHNEGLDVEAELYVGVRPQNLVRVDERVDGDLFTTTNESVLSNAGDIGDEYYFDPYDRVVPVFRSHCGIVYDGRNVTEPETFEDLLDDQYEGQIALSNPYDSTTGLLFFLWTVDMFGEDDYLDYWADLVDNDVRILNAWNDVYDQFENEEVPVVVSYTNDRVYASRFDNDLDKHQVATLHDQGYANMAGMARFADGTDDELAHQFMDFILEPEVQAVIAERNVTGPVNEETDLPDAYAEYAIQPEETVFFGYDELEGNLTGWLDEWEREVVGSS; encoded by the coding sequence ATGAGACGACGAACGTTCCTGACCTCCAGTGGTGCACTCGCCACGGCTGGACTGGCAGGCTGCTCCGCGGTCGATCTCGAGAACGGCGATAGTGGCAACGAAGCCGGCAGTACCGAAGGATCGGTCGACGACGATCCGGTTCTCACGGTCGGGACCTACTCCTCGTTCGTGGACGCACCCAGTGACAGTCCCGGCGAGTGGATCAAAGACGAGTTCGAGGACCGCCACGACGTCGAACTCGAGTGGGAGTTTCCCGAACAGGAACTGAACTACTACGCCGAGCGCCACAACGAGGGACTCGACGTCGAGGCCGAACTCTATGTCGGTGTCAGGCCCCAGAACCTCGTTCGAGTCGACGAACGGGTCGACGGCGATCTGTTCACCACGACCAACGAGAGCGTCCTCTCGAACGCCGGAGATATCGGCGACGAGTACTACTTCGACCCTTACGACCGCGTCGTTCCCGTCTTTCGCAGCCACTGTGGTATCGTCTACGACGGCCGGAACGTCACAGAACCCGAGACGTTCGAGGACCTACTCGACGACCAGTACGAAGGCCAGATCGCGCTTTCGAACCCCTACGACTCGACGACGGGGTTGTTGTTCTTCCTCTGGACGGTCGACATGTTCGGCGAGGACGACTACCTCGACTACTGGGCGGACCTGGTCGACAACGACGTCCGTATTCTCAACGCGTGGAACGACGTCTACGATCAGTTCGAGAACGAGGAAGTACCGGTCGTCGTCTCCTACACGAACGACCGCGTCTACGCGAGTCGGTTCGACAACGACCTCGACAAGCATCAGGTGGCGACCCTTCACGATCAGGGGTACGCCAACATGGCAGGCATGGCTCGCTTCGCCGACGGCACCGACGACGAACTGGCCCACCAGTTCATGGACTTCATCCTCGAACCCGAGGTCCAGGCCGTGATCGCCGAACGCAACGTCACCGGCCCCGTCAACGAGGAGACCGACCTCCCCGACGCCTACGCCGAGTACGCCATCCAGCCCGAGGAAACCGTCTTCTTCGGCTACGACGAACTCGAGGGCAACCTCACCGGGTGGCTCGACGAGTGGGAACGCGAAGTCGTCGGCAGCAGCTGA
- a CDS encoding deoxyuridine 5'-triphosphate nucleotidohydrolase: MSRRRRENTIMFRSGAFVAEHVSPTSDEQVQPNGVDLTLDVVFEQLEPGRIGCDGKQIGDRAARSIEEREQKSPDTYYLPSGAYVARYNERIEIPEGHIGFVYPRSSLMRNSCMLNTAVWDAGYEGRGEGLLQVHHDVEIERDARIAQLVFAEADHEDVYDGSYQGENLE; the protein is encoded by the coding sequence ATTTCTCGACGCCGCCGCGAGAACACCATCATGTTCCGATCCGGTGCGTTCGTCGCCGAGCACGTCTCGCCGACGAGCGACGAGCAAGTCCAGCCAAACGGCGTCGACCTCACTCTTGACGTCGTCTTCGAACAGCTCGAGCCCGGTCGCATCGGCTGCGACGGCAAACAGATCGGCGACCGCGCCGCCCGGTCGATCGAGGAACGCGAGCAGAAGTCGCCCGACACCTACTACCTGCCCAGCGGAGCCTACGTCGCCCGATACAACGAGCGGATCGAGATTCCGGAGGGACATATCGGGTTCGTCTACCCGCGTTCGTCGCTGATGCGTAACTCCTGTATGCTCAACACGGCCGTCTGGGACGCCGGCTACGAAGGTCGCGGCGAGGGGCTGTTGCAGGTCCACCACGACGTCGAGATCGAACGCGACGCCCGGATCGCCCAGCTCGTGTTCGCCGAGGCCGACCACGAGGACGTCTACGATGGCAGTTACCAGGGCGAGAACCTCGAGTAA
- a CDS encoding aconitate hydratase has translation MGQTLTEKILDDHLVEGELETGEEIGIEIDQVLTQDTTGTMVWLQFEAMGLDEVQTEIAAQYCDHQTYQFDFKNTDDHRFLRSAAGKYGAYFSRPGNGICHNVHRENFAAPGKTLLGSDSHTPTPGGLGELAIGAGGIDVTVAMGGAPYYIEMPEIVNVRLEGELPEWATAKDVILELLRRLSVKGGVGKILEYTGPGVETLTAPERMTITNMGTELGATTSIFPTDHQTEDYLERVGRGDEHVELQPDDDAEYDDEIVVDLSDLEPLIAQPSMPDNVVPVEEVEGESVEQVIVGSCTNGGYEDILPVAKMLEGREVSMETETIVAPGSKQASEMLAREGWVAEMMAAGVNFSEATCGACIGIGHVPASDSVSLRTFNRNFEGRSGIEDDNVYLCSPEVAAAAAIEGEIVDPRNLAEDLDDLEAPGVELPDEYDASKTDLIEPDEAVDDDLIKGPNIGDVPIRDQLSSEVEGEALLKMEDNITTDHIIPATQDILMYRSNVPKLSEFTLSRVDETFADRALEADGGFLVAGENYGQGSSREHAALCPMYLGIEGVLAQSFARIHRANLFNFGIVPLTIDEDTYENIDQGDEVEIVDDVYDAVTSGQEEFTVRVNGEDEYTATLDASERERDILAAGGKLAWTKEQAEDGGAAPADD, from the coding sequence ATGGGACAGACTCTCACCGAAAAGATTCTCGACGACCACCTCGTCGAGGGCGAACTCGAGACCGGCGAGGAAATCGGGATCGAGATCGATCAGGTTCTCACCCAGGACACGACCGGGACGATGGTCTGGCTCCAGTTCGAAGCAATGGGGCTGGACGAAGTCCAGACCGAGATTGCAGCACAGTACTGCGACCACCAGACCTACCAGTTCGACTTTAAGAACACGGACGACCACCGTTTCCTGCGTTCTGCGGCCGGCAAATACGGCGCTTACTTCTCTCGCCCCGGCAACGGTATCTGTCACAACGTTCACCGCGAGAACTTCGCGGCCCCCGGCAAGACGCTGCTGGGCTCTGACTCCCACACGCCAACCCCCGGCGGCCTCGGCGAACTCGCGATCGGTGCCGGCGGGATCGACGTCACCGTCGCCATGGGTGGCGCTCCCTACTACATCGAGATGCCCGAAATCGTCAACGTCCGCCTCGAGGGTGAACTCCCCGAGTGGGCAACGGCGAAAGACGTCATCCTCGAACTGCTCCGTCGCCTCTCCGTGAAAGGCGGCGTCGGCAAGATTCTCGAGTACACCGGCCCGGGCGTCGAGACGCTGACTGCCCCCGAGCGGATGACGATCACCAACATGGGGACGGAACTCGGCGCGACGACGTCGATCTTCCCGACGGACCACCAGACCGAGGACTACTTAGAGCGCGTCGGCCGCGGCGACGAGCACGTCGAGCTCCAGCCTGACGACGACGCCGAGTACGACGACGAGATCGTCGTCGACCTCTCGGATCTCGAGCCGCTGATCGCCCAGCCGTCGATGCCGGACAACGTCGTCCCCGTCGAGGAAGTCGAGGGCGAATCCGTCGAGCAGGTCATCGTCGGCTCCTGTACGAACGGTGGCTACGAGGACATCCTCCCAGTCGCCAAGATGCTCGAGGGTCGCGAAGTGTCGATGGAGACCGAGACCATCGTCGCGCCCGGTTCCAAGCAGGCCTCCGAGATGCTCGCCCGCGAGGGCTGGGTCGCTGAGATGATGGCCGCTGGCGTCAACTTCTCCGAGGCGACGTGTGGTGCCTGTATCGGCATCGGCCACGTCCCAGCGAGCGATTCAGTCTCGCTGCGGACCTTCAACCGCAACTTCGAGGGGCGCTCGGGTATCGAAGACGACAACGTCTATCTCTGTTCGCCAGAGGTCGCCGCCGCCGCGGCGATCGAAGGCGAGATCGTCGACCCGCGCAACCTCGCCGAGGATCTCGACGACCTCGAGGCACCCGGCGTCGAACTCCCTGACGAGTACGACGCGTCGAAGACGGACCTCATCGAGCCCGACGAGGCCGTCGACGACGACCTCATCAAGGGGCCGAACATCGGCGACGTCCCGATCCGCGACCAACTCAGTAGCGAGGTCGAGGGCGAGGCGCTGCTGAAGATGGAGGACAACATCACGACCGACCACATCATCCCTGCAACGCAGGACATCCTGATGTATCGGTCGAACGTCCCCAAGCTCTCCGAGTTCACCCTCTCTCGGGTCGACGAAACCTTCGCCGACCGCGCGCTCGAGGCTGACGGCGGCTTCCTCGTTGCTGGCGAGAACTACGGTCAGGGCTCTTCGCGTGAACACGCCGCGCTCTGTCCGATGTACCTCGGTATCGAGGGCGTCCTCGCACAGAGTTTCGCACGCATTCACCGTGCGAACCTCTTCAACTTCGGTATCGTCCCGCTGACGATCGACGAGGACACCTACGAGAACATCGACCAGGGCGACGAGGTCGAGATCGTCGACGACGTCTACGACGCCGTCACGAGCGGGCAAGAAGAGTTCACCGTCCGCGTCAACGGTGAAGACGAGTACACCGCCACCCTCGACGCCTCCGAACGCGAACGCGACATCCTCGCCGCCGGTGGCAAGCTCGCCTGGACGAAAGAACAGGCCGAGGACGGCGGCGCAGCGCCGGCCGACGACTGA
- a CDS encoding ABC transporter permease, whose amino-acid sequence MSGTDAHDADRSDTAGAPTPPSGRNASPDADEETLSRRVQNGVERRAIAVLAVATAAILLVLFYYPVATVFLESVYVQGTVTLSIFLEILRDPFYFGGLARILNGESALTVAGDSLLGGRPSSIFGFTTYQAVLSTLLSVVLGLPAAYLLARYEFRGRRTLRALTILPFVLPSIMVAIGFVATFGQNGTFNAVLGALGLGPVDLVPSLEVILLAHAFYNAPLVARVTTAAWESVDASAIETARSLGASPFRAFRDVVAPQLYPAVLMGAALTFVFTFGTFPIVLALGGFQLATVEVFVYRQIQDLNYAEAAALAIIELGISLTVLYGYLRYEANHVVRSRGIRPLPRRSLTPPSLSVRELAPRVGLTVYGVVALFVFVSPVLSMIYASVSGGSGLTLEHYRFLLERQETAAAFQIRPWDAVRNSLLFAAGALAVALPMGVVVSVLTTRRYRGRKIVDALLMAPLAVSGIIVGIGLLRGPVFGFEIGGWRISVAGAVAIVAAHAVSCYPFVVRTVAPGLESVDRSLIESARALGASRARALVDVELPLIWPGVVAGAAFAFAISMGEFSSTVILATGTDQFTMPVAIERFRGRRLGPATAMGVVLLVVTSVSFVVIDRLGGESFGI is encoded by the coding sequence ATGAGCGGAACGGACGCTCACGACGCCGATCGATCGGACACGGCCGGCGCGCCGACACCCCCCAGCGGCCGGAACGCGTCACCCGACGCTGACGAAGAGACGCTCTCGCGGCGCGTCCAGAACGGCGTCGAACGCCGTGCCATCGCCGTCCTCGCCGTCGCGACGGCCGCCATCTTGCTGGTGCTGTTTTATTACCCTGTCGCGACCGTCTTCCTCGAGTCGGTGTACGTCCAAGGTACCGTCACGCTCTCGATCTTTCTCGAGATACTGCGAGATCCGTTCTACTTCGGCGGCCTCGCACGAATCTTGAACGGCGAGTCGGCGCTCACCGTCGCTGGTGACTCTCTCCTGGGCGGTCGTCCGTCCAGCATCTTCGGCTTCACGACCTATCAGGCGGTGCTGTCGACCCTGCTAAGCGTCGTCCTTGGACTCCCCGCGGCCTACCTGCTGGCTCGCTACGAGTTCCGCGGCCGGCGGACGCTGCGTGCGCTGACGATCCTCCCGTTCGTCCTGCCATCGATCATGGTCGCGATCGGCTTCGTCGCGACGTTCGGCCAGAACGGGACGTTCAACGCGGTCCTCGGAGCGCTGGGACTGGGTCCGGTCGATCTGGTCCCCTCGCTCGAGGTGATCCTGCTGGCCCATGCCTTCTACAACGCGCCGCTCGTCGCGCGCGTGACGACTGCGGCCTGGGAGTCGGTGGACGCGAGCGCGATCGAAACCGCGCGCAGCCTGGGAGCCAGTCCGTTTCGTGCCTTCCGTGACGTGGTCGCCCCGCAACTGTACCCCGCAGTCCTGATGGGCGCTGCACTCACGTTCGTCTTCACCTTCGGCACCTTCCCCATCGTCCTCGCGCTGGGCGGGTTCCAGCTCGCCACCGTCGAGGTGTTCGTCTACCGGCAGATACAGGATCTGAACTACGCCGAGGCGGCCGCGCTCGCGATCATCGAACTGGGAATCTCGCTGACCGTCCTCTATGGCTACCTGCGATACGAAGCGAACCACGTCGTCCGCTCGCGAGGGATTCGGCCACTGCCGCGTCGCTCCCTTACGCCACCCTCTCTCTCCGTCCGCGAACTCGCACCACGGGTCGGCCTGACCGTCTACGGCGTCGTCGCCCTGTTCGTCTTCGTCTCGCCCGTCCTGAGCATGATCTATGCGAGCGTCAGCGGCGGTAGTGGGCTCACCCTCGAGCACTACCGGTTCCTGCTCGAGCGCCAGGAGACGGCGGCGGCGTTCCAGATCCGACCCTGGGACGCCGTTCGGAACTCGCTTCTCTTCGCTGCTGGCGCGCTCGCGGTCGCCCTGCCGATGGGCGTCGTCGTCTCGGTGCTGACGACACGCCGGTATCGCGGTCGAAAGATCGTCGACGCCCTCCTGATGGCACCGCTTGCCGTCTCCGGAATCATCGTCGGCATCGGGCTGCTCCGGGGGCCAGTCTTCGGGTTCGAGATCGGCGGCTGGCGGATCTCGGTCGCCGGCGCAGTTGCCATCGTCGCCGCTCACGCCGTCTCGTGTTACCCGTTCGTCGTCCGCACCGTCGCGCCCGGCCTCGAGTCGGTCGACCGGTCCCTGATCGAGTCAGCGCGAGCCCTGGGTGCGTCGCGGGCACGAGCGCTGGTCGACGTCGAACTCCCGCTGATCTGGCCGGGCGTCGTCGCCGGCGCGGCCTTCGCCTTCGCCATCTCGATGGGTGAGTTCTCCTCGACGGTGATTCTGGCGACCGGCACCGACCAGTTCACGATGCCGGTCGCGATCGAACGGTTCAGGGGCCGTCGGCTCGGACCCGCGACTGCAATGGGCGTCGTCCTGCTGGTCGTCACGAGCGTCAGTTTCGTCGTGATCGACCGCCTTGGAGGTGAGAGCTTTGGCATCTGA
- a CDS encoding ABC transporter ATP-binding protein, whose protein sequence is MASDPSILERTDERTDRPGPDAPVAVSLEHVTKRYAETTAVDDVSLSIRDGEFFTLVGPSGCGKTTTLRLLAGFEHPTEGRVRFGGVDVSAVPPEDRGVGIVFQNYALFPHMSVGENVAYGLEFADPPGDVSDEQRVADLLELVDLAGMEDRDPDQLSGGQQQRVAIARALAPSPDVLLLDEPMSALDAQLRERLRVQVKAIQRELGITTIYVTHDQEEALAISDRVAVMSEGMPEQIAPPRAIYRQPETQFVAEFIGDNNVFPGTVTALDERATLEVGPETMTITTDADLAVGDEVAFCVRPENLQVDAERNTTTATVDNAEFLGQTTRVHLEWHGRELLVRTREPPSGDVVVGFDPADAHVVDVR, encoded by the coding sequence TTGGCATCTGATCCATCCATACTCGAGCGCACCGACGAGCGAACCGACCGACCGGGGCCGGACGCGCCGGTCGCCGTCTCGCTCGAGCACGTTACGAAACGCTACGCCGAGACGACGGCCGTCGACGACGTCTCGCTGTCGATCCGCGACGGCGAGTTCTTTACACTCGTCGGTCCGTCTGGCTGTGGAAAGACGACCACACTCAGGCTGCTCGCCGGCTTCGAGCACCCGACCGAGGGACGAGTCCGGTTCGGCGGCGTGGACGTCAGTGCCGTTCCGCCCGAGGACCGCGGCGTCGGCATCGTCTTCCAGAACTACGCGCTGTTTCCCCACATGAGCGTCGGCGAGAACGTCGCCTACGGCCTCGAGTTCGCTGACCCGCCCGGTGACGTCTCCGACGAGCAACGGGTCGCGGACCTCCTCGAGTTGGTCGACCTCGCAGGGATGGAAGACCGCGACCCCGACCAGCTCTCGGGCGGTCAGCAACAGCGAGTCGCCATCGCCCGCGCGCTCGCGCCCAGTCCGGACGTCCTCCTGCTCGACGAGCCGATGAGCGCGCTGGACGCGCAACTACGCGAGCGACTCCGCGTCCAGGTCAAGGCGATCCAGCGCGAACTCGGTATCACGACGATCTACGTCACCCACGACCAAGAGGAAGCCCTCGCCATCTCGGATCGCGTCGCCGTGATGTCCGAAGGGATGCCCGAACAGATCGCACCACCCCGTGCCATCTACCGCCAGCCCGAAACTCAGTTCGTCGCGGAGTTCATCGGAGATAACAACGTCTTCCCGGGGACCGTTACGGCGCTCGACGAGCGGGCCACGCTCGAGGTCGGCCCCGAGACGATGACGATCACAACCGACGCCGACCTCGCCGTCGGCGACGAGGTCGCCTTCTGCGTCCGCCCGGAGAACCTGCAGGTCGACGCCGAAAGGAACACGACGACCGCAACCGTCGACAACGCGGAGTTTCTCGGACAGACGACGCGGGTCCACCTCGAGTGGCACGGCCGGGAACTGCTCGTCCGGACGCGGGAGCCGCCGTCGGGCGACGTGGTCGTGGGGTTCGACCCCGCCGACGCTCACGTGGTCGACGTTCGATAG
- a CDS encoding thiamine-binding protein, translated as MTVFALLRVTPVTDDDITEDVAAAIDALEEHDIEYETTPMATILEAEDVHELFAACASAHEAVGTAEIQTLVQVEEKCEVEMVADDKIDAVESELGREARSDQD; from the coding sequence ATGACCGTATTCGCACTGCTGCGCGTGACGCCAGTGACCGACGACGACATCACCGAGGATGTCGCTGCGGCGATCGATGCCCTCGAGGAGCACGACATCGAGTACGAGACGACGCCCATGGCGACGATTCTCGAGGCAGAGGACGTCCACGAACTGTTCGCGGCGTGTGCGTCGGCCCACGAGGCCGTTGGGACTGCCGAAATCCAGACGTTGGTCCAGGTCGAGGAGAAATGCGAGGTCGAGATGGTTGCCGACGACAAGATAGACGCCGTCGAGTCGGAACTCGGGCGGGAAGCCCGAAGTGACCAGGACTGA
- a CDS encoding helix-turn-helix domain-containing protein yields the protein MPRGRAPLERLTARQQETFQTARELGYFAIPREASIEDVADELGCAPGTASEHLRKAQQRVVGQLEFERLRQSSRSVWIDSPSNGASAVAR from the coding sequence GTGCCGCGGGGGCGGGCCCCACTCGAGCGGCTGACTGCTCGGCAGCAGGAGACGTTCCAGACGGCACGGGAACTCGGCTACTTTGCGATCCCCCGGGAGGCGAGTATCGAAGATGTCGCCGACGAACTGGGATGTGCGCCTGGAACGGCAAGTGAGCACCTGCGCAAAGCTCAACAGCGAGTAGTCGGGCAACTCGAATTTGAACGACTGCGTCAATCGAGCCGGTCTGTATGGATCGACTCGCCTTCGAACGGAGCGAGTGCTGTGGCCAGGTGA
- a CDS encoding DUF7384 family protein codes for MSDDDRPNPARVVADVDVLASDLLIGGDAREALDHVRSHSWVELVASDHLLERTERIVTDLADEDLAADHRERLEAERRTVDHPEDDPPALASAYRGNAAHLLSYDEQLGSAKAGLSMQPRVSVSVRPPDAFATLFDPESLYAEIEGGEYPGPDLNPRARRTGNKLE; via the coding sequence ATGAGTGACGACGACCGCCCGAATCCGGCCCGCGTCGTCGCCGACGTGGACGTACTTGCATCCGACCTCCTGATCGGTGGCGACGCTCGCGAGGCGCTCGATCACGTCCGCAGTCACTCCTGGGTCGAGCTCGTCGCGAGCGACCACCTCCTCGAGCGAACCGAACGCATCGTCACGGACCTCGCCGACGAGGACCTCGCGGCGGACCATCGCGAGCGACTCGAGGCCGAACGCCGAACGGTCGACCACCCCGAGGACGACCCCCCAGCGCTGGCCTCGGCCTACCGCGGGAACGCGGCGCACCTGCTGTCCTACGACGAGCAACTGGGGTCGGCGAAAGCCGGCCTCTCGATGCAACCACGCGTCTCGGTCAGCGTTCGGCCGCCGGACGCCTTCGCGACCCTCTTCGATCCCGAGAGCCTCTACGCGGAAATCGAGGGCGGCGAGTATCCCGGTCCGGATCTGAACCCTCGAGCACGACGGACCGGGAACAAACTCGAGTGA
- a CDS encoding asparagine synthase-related protein, with translation MKVALRAGDWTHTDGVAVRGRAFDGDEVLAGPGLAKRFRDALADSSPGADERASRLEATAAVAMGLEGFYAVVAVHEGETFLVADEARSIPLYYDAAETIVSDRGQLVRERLEAETDPIAESEFLLTRYVTGPETIWRGVYSTRAGEVVRIGDDGVDRRTYREYWPIGECDSPDSRGGHETHPAGQNDVTNGHSAGAVTGGDGHEPATDFVLTSVRQSHLQRLESGFETALDRLERVAGARPIVVPLSGGYDSRLLAAALAARDREVIGYTFGRSGHPDVEVSREVADRLGIDWVFLPYGESNWWQWYHGEDCSRYRERAFGGDMLPFLAEWPALRALVDGSRLPEDALYCPGHTVATPSERLPTFVENRNDEAPSVGCGTDGIDETTIEPTVDELVAYVLETHYSLWQWDDDRFYDAACDRIRRGLLGAREPDAVADPATAAAAYERWEWRGRMSTFTNGDLRAYEDAGVDWWLPLWDPAYVRAWERIPRSLRRGKELHAELARRYYARAAAVPKDRTGLVDRTLSPFDRHLNLVRHTPARQFTERRGDWEPPFLAPRSVWANPGTHPLAWYGVLADDLRDSVPSSLEFYALRTLATTGCLEFSTTDSSSLESARLTLPTEREG, from the coding sequence ATGAAGGTGGCCTTGCGAGCGGGCGACTGGACCCACACCGACGGAGTCGCAGTCCGTGGTCGGGCGTTCGACGGCGACGAGGTCCTCGCCGGCCCCGGCCTCGCAAAGCGGTTTCGTGACGCGCTGGCTGACAGCAGCCCGGGAGCGGACGAACGGGCGTCCCGCCTCGAGGCCACCGCCGCCGTCGCCATGGGTCTCGAGGGATTCTACGCGGTCGTCGCCGTCCACGAGGGAGAGACGTTCCTGGTCGCCGACGAGGCACGTTCGATTCCGCTGTACTACGACGCTGCCGAGACGATCGTCTCCGATCGGGGACAGCTCGTTCGAGAGCGACTCGAGGCCGAGACCGATCCGATCGCGGAGAGTGAGTTCCTGTTGACGCGGTACGTGACTGGTCCCGAGACGATCTGGCGGGGCGTCTACAGCACGCGGGCGGGCGAAGTCGTCCGCATCGGCGACGATGGGGTCGACCGACGGACGTACCGTGAGTACTGGCCGATCGGAGAGTGTGATTCTCCGGATTCTAGAGGCGGCCACGAGACTCATCCTGCCGGACAGAACGACGTGACGAACGGGCACTCTGCTGGGGCCGTCACCGGTGGAGACGGCCACGAACCCGCGACCGACTTCGTATTGACTTCTGTCCGACAGTCTCACTTGCAACGACTCGAGAGTGGTTTCGAGACGGCGCTCGATCGCCTCGAACGCGTCGCTGGCGCGCGGCCGATCGTCGTGCCGCTGTCGGGCGGGTACGACTCGCGGCTGCTTGCCGCGGCGCTGGCAGCCCGCGATCGCGAGGTGATCGGCTACACCTTCGGCCGGTCGGGGCATCCCGACGTGGAGGTAAGCCGCGAGGTCGCGGATCGACTCGGCATCGACTGGGTGTTTCTCCCCTACGGCGAGTCCAACTGGTGGCAGTGGTACCACGGCGAGGACTGCAGCCGGTACCGCGAGCGTGCGTTCGGCGGCGATATGCTCCCGTTTCTCGCCGAGTGGCCCGCGTTGCGAGCGCTCGTAGACGGGAGTCGACTCCCCGAGGACGCGCTCTACTGTCCGGGTCACACCGTCGCGACGCCGAGCGAGCGGCTGCCGACGTTCGTGGAAAATCGTAACGACGAAGCGCCGTCGGTCGGCTGTGGCACGGACGGCATCGACGAGACGACGATCGAACCGACGGTCGACGAACTAGTCGCGTACGTCCTCGAGACTCACTACTCGCTGTGGCAGTGGGACGATGACCGGTTCTACGACGCCGCTTGCGACCGAATCCGCCGAGGACTGCTGGGCGCTCGAGAACCGGACGCCGTTGCCGACCCGGCGACTGCCGCCGCAGCCTACGAACGCTGGGAGTGGCGCGGCCGCATGTCGACATTTACCAACGGCGACCTCCGGGCCTACGAGGATGCCGGCGTCGACTGGTGGCTCCCGCTGTGGGACCCAGCCTACGTGCGCGCCTGGGAACGGATTCCCCGGTCCCTGCGACGGGGGAAAGAACTCCACGCCGAACTCGCACGGCGGTACTACGCCCGCGCGGCCGCCGTTCCGAAAGACCGGACAGGACTCGTCGACAGGACACTCTCGCCGTTCGACCGTCACTTGAACCTGGTCAGGCACACGCCCGCACGGCAGTTCACCGAACGGCGCGGCGACTGGGAGCCGCCGTTTCTCGCGCCGCGATCTGTGTGGGCCAACCCAGGGACTCATCCGCTCGCGTGGTACGGCGTGCTCGCCGACGACCTCCGTGATTCCGTTCCCTCCTCGCTGGAGTTTTACGCGCTCCGGACGCTCGCCACGACCGGCTGCCTCGAGTTTTCGACGACGGATTCGTCATCCCTCGAATCCGCTCGTCTCACCCTTCCGACGGAACGCGAAGGGTAA
- the rdgB gene encoding RdgB/HAM1 family non-canonical purine NTP pyrophosphatase yields the protein MLVRFVTGNEGKAREAQEYLDGITAVERVEYDYTEIQSDSLEEIATRGARESFEELSGTEPVLVGDTGMFVDTLGGFPGPYSAYVEDTVGVERLWRLASEEDDHRARFRTVLGYADADRTETFEGELVGTLVPPRGDGGFGYDPIFEYNGQTLAEMDVEEKNAISHRGRALATFADWYADCE from the coding sequence ATGCTCGTTCGGTTCGTCACTGGAAACGAAGGCAAAGCCCGCGAGGCCCAGGAGTATCTGGACGGAATCACCGCCGTCGAGCGAGTCGAGTACGACTACACCGAGATTCAAAGCGACTCACTCGAGGAAATCGCGACTCGAGGCGCACGCGAGTCGTTCGAGGAACTCTCGGGGACGGAACCGGTGCTCGTGGGCGATACGGGGATGTTCGTCGACACACTGGGTGGCTTCCCCGGCCCGTACTCGGCGTACGTCGAAGACACCGTCGGCGTCGAACGGCTCTGGCGACTTGCAAGCGAGGAGGACGACCACCGGGCGCGCTTCCGGACCGTGCTCGGCTACGCCGACGCCGACCGGACCGAGACCTTCGAGGGAGAACTCGTCGGCACGCTCGTCCCGCCACGCGGCGATGGCGGATTCGGCTACGATCCGATCTTCGAGTACAACGGCCAAACGCTGGCCGAGATGGACGTTGAGGAGAAAAACGCGATTTCGCATCGCGGCCGCGCGCTGGCGACGTTTGCGGACTGGTACGCGGACTGCGAATAA